From one Triticum aestivum cultivar Chinese Spring chromosome 4B, IWGSC CS RefSeq v2.1, whole genome shotgun sequence genomic stretch:
- the LOC123092189 gene encoding fumarate hydratase 1, mitochondrial: MAMVLRRLAGASGSPSAAALLLRPALTRPISTGFREERDTFGPIRVPNDKLWGAQTQRSLQNFDIGGERERMPVPIIRAFGVLKKCAAKVNMEYGLDPTIGKAIMQAAEEVAEGKLDDHFPLVIWQTGSGTQSNMNANEVIANRAAEILGHKRGDKFVHPNDHVNRSQSSNDTFPTVMHIAAAVEINSRFIPSLEQLHKSLHSKSDEFKDIIKIGRTHTQDATPLTLGQEFSGYATQVKYGIDRIACTLPRMYQLAQGGTAVGTGLNTKKGFDGKIAAAVAEETELPFVTAENKFEALAAHDAFVESSGAVNTISASLMKIANDIRLLGSGPRCGLGELILPENEPGSSIMPGKVNPTQCEALTMVCAQVMGNHVGVTIGGSNGHFELNVYKPMIAAGLLRSLRLLGDASVSFEKNCVRGIEANHKRISQLLHESLMLVTSLNPKIGYDNAAAVAKKAHKEGTTLKEAALSLGVLTEKEFHELVVPEKMIGPSD, encoded by the exons ATGGCGATGGTTCTGCGGCGCCTCGCCGGCGCATCAGGCTCGCCTTCGGCGGCTGCACTGCTGCTCCGGCCGGCGCTGACCCGCCCGATCTCCACCGGCTTCCGCGAGGAGCGCGACACGTTCGGTCCCATCCGCGTGCCCAACGACAA GTTGTGGGGCGCGCAGACACAGAGATCGCTGCAAAATTTCGACATTGGCGGCGAGCGCGAGCGGATGCCTGTGCCTATCATCCGCGCCTTTGGCGTGCTAAAAAAGTGCGCCGCTAAG GTGAATATGGAGTATGGCCTTGATCCAACAATTGGGAAGGCAATAATGCAGGCGGCCGAGGAGGTTGCAGAGGGAAAGTTGGATGATCACTTTCCGCTTGTTATCTGGCAAACTGGCAGTGGCACACAAAGCAACATGAATGCCAATGAG GTAATTGCAAATAGGGCTGCTGAGATACTTGGACATAAGCGTGGTGACAAGTTTGTACACCCTAATGACCATGTGAACAGGTCACAGTCCTCGAATGATACATTTCCCACT GTTATGCACATAGCAGCAGCTGTAGAGATCAATTCAAGGTTTATCCCAAGTCTGGAGCAGTTGCATAAGTCACTTCATTCGAAG TCTGATGAGTTTAAAGACATCATTAAAATTGGCCGTACACATACCCAAGATGCCACCCCACTGACTCTTGGTCAAGAGTTCAGTGGTTATGCTACACAG GTGAAATATGGAATTGACCGAATTGCATGTACCTTACCAAGGATGTATCAG CTTGCTCAAGGTGGGACTGCAGTTGGTACTGGCTTGAACACGAAGAAAGG ATTTGATGGCAAAATTGCAGCTGCTGTGGCTGAGGAAACAGAACTACCTTTCGTGACAGCAGAGAACAAGTTTGAAGCTTTG GCAGCACATGATGCTTTTGTTGAGAGCAGTGGTGCTGTGAACACAATTTCTGCATCTCTTATGAAGATAGCAAATGACATACGCTTGCTGGGAAG TGGCCCTCGTTGTGGACTTGGTGAACTTATCCTACCAGAAAATGAGCCTGGGAGCAGCATTATGCCT GGAAAGGTTAATCCTACCCAGTGTGAGGCTCTGACCATGGTTTGTGCTCAG GTTATGGGCAATCATGTCGGTGTTACGATAGGTGGTTCAAATGGGCATTTTGAACTGAACGTTTATAAGCCAATGATTGCTGCTGGATTGCTTCGA TCATTGAGATTATTAGGGGATGCATCTGTATCCTTTGAGAAAAACTGTGTCAGGGGAATAGAAGCAAACCATAAGAGAATTTCACAATTGTTGCACGAG TCTTTGATGTTGGTGACATCGCTGAACCCT AAAATTGGCTATGACAATGCTGCAGCCGTTGCTAAGAAAGCTCACAAAGAAGGAACAACACTGAAG GAAGCTGCTTTAAGCCTTGGAGTTTTGACGGAAAAGGAATTCCATGAACTCGTTGTTCCAGAGAAAATGATTGGCCCTTCTGATTAA